One genomic region from Equus asinus isolate D_3611 breed Donkey chromosome 8, EquAss-T2T_v2, whole genome shotgun sequence encodes:
- the TAF11 gene encoding transcription initiation factor TFIID subunit 11 — MDNACESPAEKGGETGESDETAAAPEGPGAADTDGIPEETDGDGDGDLKEAAAEEGELKSQDISDLRAVEREDSSLLTPAAKKLKIDTKDKKEKKQKVDEDEIQKMQILVSSFSEEQLNRYEMYRRSAFPKAAIKRLIQSITGTSVSQNVVIAMSGISKVFVGEVVEEALDVCEKWGEMPPLQPKHMREAVRRLKSKGQIPNSKHKKIIFF, encoded by the exons ATGGATAATGCCTGCGAGTCGCCCGCGGAAAAAGGTGGAGAGACGGGGGAGTCAGATGAGACGGCCGCTGCTCCCGAGGGGCCCGGGGCTGCTGACACGGACGGAATCCCGGAGGAAACTGACGGGGACGGGGATGGAGACTTGAAAGAAGCCGCGGCTGAGGAAGGCGAG CTCAAGAGTCAGGACATCTCAGATTTAAGAGCAGTTGAAAGGGAAGACTCGTCACTACTTACTCCCGCagccaaaaaactgaaaatagacaccaaagacaagaaagagaagaagcagaaagtgGACGAAGATGAGATTCAAAAGATGCA AATCCTGGTTTCTTCTTTTTCGGAGGAGCAGCTGAACCGTTATGAAATGTATCGCCGGTCAGCTTTCCCTAAGGCAGCCATTAAAAGG CTGATCCAGTCCATCACTGGCACCTCTGTGTCTCAGAATGTCGTTATTGCTATGTCTGGTATTTCCAAGGTTTTCGTCGGGGAGGTGGTAGAAGAAG CACTGGATGTGTGTGAGAAGTGGGGAGAAATGCCACCACTGCAACCTAAACACATGAGGGAGGCTGTTCGGAGGTTAAAGTCAAAGGGGCAAATCCCCAACTCGAAGCACAAAAAAATCATCTTCTTCTAG
- the BLTP3A gene encoding bridge-like lipid transfer protein family member 3A isoform X1 produces MAGIIKKQILKHLSRFTKNLSPDKINLSTLKGEGQLTNLELDEEVLQNVLELPTWLAITRVYCNRASIRIQWTKLKTHPICLCLDKVELEMKTCEEPRPPNGQSPIALASGQSEYGFAEKVVEGMFIVVNSITIKIHSKAFHASFELWQLQGYSVNPNWQQSDLRLTRITDPHRGEVLTFKEITWQTLRIEADATDNGDQDPVTTPLRLITNQGRIQIALKRRTKDCNVIASKLMFLLDDLLWVLTDSQLKAMMKYAESLSEAMEKSAQQRKSLAPEPVQITPPAPSAQQSWAQAFGGSQGSSNSSSSRLSQYFEKFDVKESSYHLLISRLDLHICDDSQSREPGVSANRLMGGAMQLTFRKMAFDYYPFHWAGDSCKHWVRHCEAMETRGQWAQKLVMEFQSKMEKLHEKTDLKSPWHLGVDSPFRRKADSFSSPRKNLLERSPSQGRQAAFRPPAWNRLRSSCMVIRVDDLDIHQVSTAGQPSKKPSTLLSCSRKLHSLPTQVSAIHIEFTEYYFPDNQELPVPCPNLYIQFNGLIFTMDPVSLLWGNLFCLDLYHSLEQFKAIYKLEDSSQKDEHLDIRLDAFWLKVSFPLEKREQAALHRPQALVFSASGLTATNTRHAPHCSCPDLQTLFRGFAAAEFFHSNYVHFPKVPGGFSLLHMLFMHHAFQVDPCFPQASTFSPQRLKASQDLWSIHFTQISLDFEGTENFKGHALNFVAPFPLSIWVCLPLRWQQAQARKLLSATEGRLKPSASFGSPVQSEAFAPDTVSHQRSKTEHDLKSLSGLTEVVETLREGSGGVDSKGPLAELEDTADVHMLVHSPAHVRVRLDHYQYLALLRLKEVLQGLQEQLTKDTEAMTGSPLQDQTACIGVLFPSAEVALLMHPAPGAVGADSAGSDTTSLIDSELSPSEDRELKSDASSEQGPASPEKVLEDSGLENLVASQDRPLPIHSNGELQDSDSLAQQEAGKGHEAVDSLQAKTLSRTQASSSPAALKPPDGRDTTVNGQGKLIPLNIEGELSSAIHMTKDATREALHATMDLTKEAVSLTKDAFSLGRDRMTSTMHKVLSLPPAKEPMAKIDEGVVAPVSGGAARLRFFSMKRTVSQQSFDGVSLDSSGPEDRISVDSDGSDSFVMLLESESGPESLLPGSLPHALASAGVQGSPVVDSYGQGSPEANSSASPSGEDLNLHPVSVLVLKVNEVSFGIEVRGEDLTVALQAEELMLQQLGTMGLWQFLHGQCPGPNFQESSTLKSEHIRPAVGLRFEVGPGAAVHSPLAIQNGFLHFLLRDCDLELLTSVLNGLGPFLEDEEIPVVVPMQIELLNSRITLQDDMPPIYPTSPGPIPIALAMEHVVLKRSDDGVFHIGAAAQDRPSAEVPKSEKRQPPKEQVFLAPTGEAFGQQVKELPALQKELIETKQALADATQDKEKLLQEIRKYNPLFEL; encoded by the exons TGAGTATGGCTTTGCCGAGAAGGTGGTGGAGGGGATGTTCATCGTCGTCAATTCCATCACGATCAAGATTCACTCCAAGGCTTTCCACGCTTCTTTTGAATTGTGGCAGCTCCAGGGCTACAGTGTCAATCCCAATTGGCAGCAGAGTGACCTCCGCCTCACCCGCATCACCGACCCTCACCGAGGAGAG GTTTTAACATTCAAGGAAATAACTTGGCAAACACTTCGAATTGAGGCAGATGCAACAGACAATGGTGATCAGGACCCGGTCACCACTCCACTGAGGCTTATTACCAACCAAGGCAGGATCCAAATAGCCCTCAAGAGAAGA ACCAAAGATTGCAATGTGATAGCCTCCAAGCTGATGTTCCTGTTGGATGACTTGCTCTGGGTGCTGACTGACTCGCAGCTCAAGGCTATGATGAAGTATGCAGAGTCGCTGAGTGAAGCCATGGAGAAGTCAGCCCAGCAGAGAAAGAGCCTGGCCCCTGAACCTGTACAG ATCACCCCACCTGCTCCTAGTGCCCAGCAGTCTTGGGCCCAGGCGTTTGGTGGCAgccagggcagcagcaacagcagcagcagccgcctCAGCCAGTACTTTGAAAAATTTGATGTGAAAGAGTCTTCCTACCATCTCCTCATCTCCCGCCTGGACCTGCACATTTGTGATGATAGCCAGTCCCGAGAGCCAG GCGTCTCTGCAAACAGACTCATGGGTGGTGCAATGCAGCTTACCTTCCGCAAGATGGCATTTGACTATTACCCCTTCCACTGGGCAG GCGATAGCTGCAAACATTGGGTACGGCACTGTGAGGCCATGGAGACCCGAGGCCAGTGGGCCCAGAAGCTGGTGATGGAATTTCAGAGTAAAATGGAGAAGTTGCACGAGAAGACGGATCTGAAATCACCCTGGCACCTGGGGGTAGACTCGCCCTTCCGGAGGAAAGCAG aTTCTTTTTCTAGTCCTCGAAAGAACCTGCTTGAGAGAAGCCCCTCTCAGGGCCGACAGGCTGCCTTTCGGCCTCCAGCATGGAATCGCTTACGCTCTAGCTGCATGGTAATCCGGGTGGATGATTTGGACATCCACCAG GTTTCTACAGCTGGACAACCCAGTAAGAAGCCATCCACACTTCTTTCCTGCAGTCGGAAACTTCACAGCCTGCCCACTCAGGTCTCTGCCATTCACATTGAGTTCACAGAGTATTACTTCCCAGATAATCAGGAGCTTCCAG TTCCCTGTCCCAATCTCTACATTCAGTTCAATGGTCTGATATTTACTATGGATCCTGTGAGCTTGCTCTGGGGAAATCTCTTCTGCCTGGATTTATACCACAGCTTGGAGCAGTTCAAAGCTATCTACAAGCTGGAAGATTCAAGCCAGAAAGATGAACACTTGGACATCCGACTGGATGCCTTCTGGCTGAAG GTGAGCTTCCCgctggagaagagagagcaggCTGCGTTGCATCGTCCCCAGGCCCTTGTCTTCTCTGCGTCAGGCCTGACTGCCACCAACACACGTCATGCCCCACATTGCAGCTGTCCAGACCTCCAAACTCTCTTCCGGGGCTTTGCTGCTGCTGAGTTCTTTCATTCCAATTATGTGCACTTTCCCAAGGTTCCAGGTGGCTTTAGCCTTCTGCATATGCTTTTTATGCACCATGCCTTCCAAGTGGATCCCTGCTTCCCTCAAGCTAGTACCTTCTCTCCCCAGAGGCTTAAGGCTTCCCAGGATCTCTGGTCCATCCACTTCACCCAGATCTCCTTGGACTTTGAGGGAACAGAGAACTTCAAAGGCCATGCCTTGAATTTTGTGGCCCCCTTCCCCTTGTCCATTTGGGTCTGCCTACCCCTCCGCTGGCAGCAAGCCCAGGCACGGAAACTCCTTTCAGCCACAGAAGGGAGGCTGAAACCATCAGCTAGCTTTGGCAGTCCTGTCCAGTCTGAAGCCTTTGCCCCTGACACTGTGTCCCATCAGAGGTCAAAAACCGAGCATGATTTGAAAAGCCTATCAGGCCTTACGGAAGTCGTGGAAACTCTGAGAGAAGGCAGTGGTGGTGTGGACAGCAAAGGGCCTCTGGCAGAGCTGGAGGATACAGCGGATGTTCACATGCTTGTACACTCTCCTGCACATGTCCGTGTGAGACTTGACCACTACCAGTACTTGGCTCTACTCCGCCTGAAGGAGGTGCTACAGGGTCTTCAGGAGCAGCTTACTAAGGATACAGAGGCCATGACTGGGTCTCCCCTGCAGGACCAGACAGCTTGCATTGGGGTGCTCTTCCCCAGTGCTGAGGTAGCTCTGCTCATGCATCCTGCCCCTGGGGCTGTTGGAGCTGACTCTGCAGGTTCAGATACCACCAGCCTCATAGATTCAGAGCTGTCTCCTTCAGAGGATAGGGAGCTGAAGTCTGATGCCTCCTCAGAGCAGGGCCCAGCCAGCCCTGAGAAGGTTCTCGAGGATAGTGGCCTGGAAAATCTGGTTGCATCCCAGGATAGGCCACTGCCTATCCATAGCAATGGAGAACTGCAGGACTCAGATTCTCTTGCAcagcaggaggcagggaagggccATGAGGCAGTGGATTCCTTACAGGCCAAGACATTAAGCAGAACCCAAGCATCCAGCTCACCAGCTGCACTGAAGCCCCCAGATGGCAGGGATACCACTGTGAATGGACAGGGCAAGCTCATCCCCTTGAACATTGAGGGAGAGTTGTCAAGTGCTATTCACATGACCAAGGATGCCACCAGGGAGGCTCTACATGCCACCATGGACCTCACCAAGGAAGCTGTGTCCCTCACTAAGGATGCCTTCAGTCTGGGCAGAGACAGAATGACCTCCACCATGCACAAGGTGTTGTCCCTGCCTCCAGCCAA ggAGCCCATGGCCAAGATAGATGAAGGGGTGGTAGCCCCAGTGAGTGGAGGTGCTGCCCGACTCCGATTTTTCTCCATGAAGAGGACAGTATCTCAGCAGTCATTTGATGGTGTCTCACTGGACAGCAGTGGCCCTGAAGACCGGATTTCAGTGGACAGTGATGGCAGTGACAGCTTTGTGATGCTCTTGGAGTCTG AGTCTGGTCCAGAATCTCTTCTGCCAGGATCTCTTCCCCATGCCCTGGCCAGTGCTGGTGTTCAGGGGAGCCCTGTTGTGGATAGTTATGGCCAGGGGTCACCAGAGGCCAACAGCTCAGCCTCACCCAGTGGAGAAGACCTCAATCTTCACCCG GTCTCAGTTCTGGTCCTGAAGGTGAATGAGGTGTCTTTTGGGATTGAGGTACGTGGCGAGGACCTGACTGTGGCCCTGCAAGCAGAGGAACTGATGCTCCAGCAGCTGGGCACCATGGGACTCTGGCAGTTTTTGCATGGACAGTGCCCAG GTCCAAATTTTCAGGAATCCTCAACTTTGAAGTCTGAGCACATCAGGCCAGCTGTGGGCCTTCGCTTTGAGGTGGGGCCTGGTGCAGCGGTTCATTCCCCCCTGGCCATACAGAATGGCTTCCTGCATTTCTTGCTTCGTGACTGTGATCTTGAGCTGCTCACCTCGGTGCTCAATGGCCTGGGGCCCTTCTTGGAGGATGAGGAGATCCCAGTGGTAGTTCCCATGCAGATTGAGCTCCTGAACTCCAGGAtcaccctacag GATGATATGCCCCCCATCTATCCGACGTCGCCAGGCCCTATCCCCATCGCTCTGGCCATGGAGCATGTTGTGCTGAAGCGGAGTGATGATGGTGTGTTCCACATAGGTG CAGCTGCTCAGGACAGACCATCAGCTGAAGTACCTAAAAGTGAGAAGAGGCAGCCTCCAAAAGAACAGGTGTTTCTGGCGCCCACAGGGGAGGCTTTCGGACAGCAG GTGAAAGAACTGCCTGCCCTGCAAAAGGAACTGATAGAAACTAAACAAGCATTGGCCGATGCCAcccaagataaagaaaaacttctTCAGGAGATTAGGAAATATAACCCCCTCTTTGAGCTCTGA
- the BLTP3A gene encoding bridge-like lipid transfer protein family member 3A isoform X2 gives MAGIIKKQILKHLSRFTKNLSPDKINLSTLKGEGQLTNLELDEEVLQNVLELPTWLAITRVYCNRASIRIQWTKLKTHPICLCLDKVELEMKTCEEPRPPNGQSPIALASGQSEYGFAEKVVEGMFIVVNSITIKIHSKAFHASFELWQLQGYSVNPNWQQSDLRLTRITDPHRGEVLTFKEITWQTLRIEADATDNGDQDPVTTPLRLITNQGRIQIALKRRTKDCNVIASKLMFLLDDLLWVLTDSQLKAMMKYAESLSEAMEKSAQQRKSLAPEPVQITPPAPSAQQSWAQAFGGSQGSSNSSSSRLSQYFEKFDVKESSYHLLISRLDLHICDDSQSREPGVSANRLMGGAMQLTFRKMAFDYYPFHWAGDSCKHWVRHCEAMETRGQWAQKLVMEFQSKMEKLHEKTDLKSPWHLGVDSPFRRKADSFSSPRKNLLERSPSQGRQAAFRPPAWNRLRSSCMVIRVDDLDIHQVSTAGQPSKKPSTLLSCSRKLHSLPTQVSAIHIEFTEYYFPDNQELPVPCPNLYIQFNGLIFTMDPVSLLWGNLFCLDLYHSLEQFKAIYKLEDSSQKDEHLDIRLDAFWLKVSFPLEKREQAALHRPQALVFSASGLTATNTRHAPHCSCPDLQTLFRGFAAAEFFHSNYVHFPKVPGGFSLLHMLFMHHAFQVDPCFPQASTFSPQRLKASQDLWSIHFTQISLDFEGTENFKGHALNFVAPFPLSIWVCLPLRWQQAQARKLLSATEGRLKPSASFGSPVQSEAFAPDTVSHQRSKTEHDLKSLSGLTEVVETLREGSGGVDSKGPLAELEDTADVHMLVHSPAHVRVRLDHYQYLALLRLKEVLQGLQEQLTKDTEAMTGSPLQDQTACIGVLFPSAEVALLMHPAPGAVGADSAGSDTTSLIDSELSPSEDRELKSDASSEQGPASPEKVLEDSGLENLVASQDRPLPIHSNGELQDSDSLAQQEAGKGHEAVDSLQAKTLSRTQASSSPAALKPPDGRDTTVNGQGKLIPLNIEGELSSAIHMTKDATREALHATMDLTKEAVSLTKDAFSLGRDRMTSTMHKVLSLPPAKEPMAKIDEGVVAPVSGGAARLRFFSMKRTVSQQSFDGVSLDSSGPEDRISVDSDGSDSFVMLLESESGPESLLPGSLPHALASAGVQGSPVVDSYGQGSPEANSSASPSGEDLNLHPVSVLVLKVNEVSFGIEVRGEDLTVALQAEELMLQQLGTMGLWQFLHGQCPGPNFQESSTLKSEHIRPAVGLRFEVGPGAAVHSPLAIQNGFLHFLLRDCDLELLTSVLNGLGPFLEDEEIPVVVPMQIELLNSRITLQDDMPPIYPTSPGPIPIALAMEHVVLKRSDDGVFHIGAAQDRPSAEVPKSEKRQPPKEQVFLAPTGEAFGQQVKELPALQKELIETKQALADATQDKEKLLQEIRKYNPLFEL, from the exons TGAGTATGGCTTTGCCGAGAAGGTGGTGGAGGGGATGTTCATCGTCGTCAATTCCATCACGATCAAGATTCACTCCAAGGCTTTCCACGCTTCTTTTGAATTGTGGCAGCTCCAGGGCTACAGTGTCAATCCCAATTGGCAGCAGAGTGACCTCCGCCTCACCCGCATCACCGACCCTCACCGAGGAGAG GTTTTAACATTCAAGGAAATAACTTGGCAAACACTTCGAATTGAGGCAGATGCAACAGACAATGGTGATCAGGACCCGGTCACCACTCCACTGAGGCTTATTACCAACCAAGGCAGGATCCAAATAGCCCTCAAGAGAAGA ACCAAAGATTGCAATGTGATAGCCTCCAAGCTGATGTTCCTGTTGGATGACTTGCTCTGGGTGCTGACTGACTCGCAGCTCAAGGCTATGATGAAGTATGCAGAGTCGCTGAGTGAAGCCATGGAGAAGTCAGCCCAGCAGAGAAAGAGCCTGGCCCCTGAACCTGTACAG ATCACCCCACCTGCTCCTAGTGCCCAGCAGTCTTGGGCCCAGGCGTTTGGTGGCAgccagggcagcagcaacagcagcagcagccgcctCAGCCAGTACTTTGAAAAATTTGATGTGAAAGAGTCTTCCTACCATCTCCTCATCTCCCGCCTGGACCTGCACATTTGTGATGATAGCCAGTCCCGAGAGCCAG GCGTCTCTGCAAACAGACTCATGGGTGGTGCAATGCAGCTTACCTTCCGCAAGATGGCATTTGACTATTACCCCTTCCACTGGGCAG GCGATAGCTGCAAACATTGGGTACGGCACTGTGAGGCCATGGAGACCCGAGGCCAGTGGGCCCAGAAGCTGGTGATGGAATTTCAGAGTAAAATGGAGAAGTTGCACGAGAAGACGGATCTGAAATCACCCTGGCACCTGGGGGTAGACTCGCCCTTCCGGAGGAAAGCAG aTTCTTTTTCTAGTCCTCGAAAGAACCTGCTTGAGAGAAGCCCCTCTCAGGGCCGACAGGCTGCCTTTCGGCCTCCAGCATGGAATCGCTTACGCTCTAGCTGCATGGTAATCCGGGTGGATGATTTGGACATCCACCAG GTTTCTACAGCTGGACAACCCAGTAAGAAGCCATCCACACTTCTTTCCTGCAGTCGGAAACTTCACAGCCTGCCCACTCAGGTCTCTGCCATTCACATTGAGTTCACAGAGTATTACTTCCCAGATAATCAGGAGCTTCCAG TTCCCTGTCCCAATCTCTACATTCAGTTCAATGGTCTGATATTTACTATGGATCCTGTGAGCTTGCTCTGGGGAAATCTCTTCTGCCTGGATTTATACCACAGCTTGGAGCAGTTCAAAGCTATCTACAAGCTGGAAGATTCAAGCCAGAAAGATGAACACTTGGACATCCGACTGGATGCCTTCTGGCTGAAG GTGAGCTTCCCgctggagaagagagagcaggCTGCGTTGCATCGTCCCCAGGCCCTTGTCTTCTCTGCGTCAGGCCTGACTGCCACCAACACACGTCATGCCCCACATTGCAGCTGTCCAGACCTCCAAACTCTCTTCCGGGGCTTTGCTGCTGCTGAGTTCTTTCATTCCAATTATGTGCACTTTCCCAAGGTTCCAGGTGGCTTTAGCCTTCTGCATATGCTTTTTATGCACCATGCCTTCCAAGTGGATCCCTGCTTCCCTCAAGCTAGTACCTTCTCTCCCCAGAGGCTTAAGGCTTCCCAGGATCTCTGGTCCATCCACTTCACCCAGATCTCCTTGGACTTTGAGGGAACAGAGAACTTCAAAGGCCATGCCTTGAATTTTGTGGCCCCCTTCCCCTTGTCCATTTGGGTCTGCCTACCCCTCCGCTGGCAGCAAGCCCAGGCACGGAAACTCCTTTCAGCCACAGAAGGGAGGCTGAAACCATCAGCTAGCTTTGGCAGTCCTGTCCAGTCTGAAGCCTTTGCCCCTGACACTGTGTCCCATCAGAGGTCAAAAACCGAGCATGATTTGAAAAGCCTATCAGGCCTTACGGAAGTCGTGGAAACTCTGAGAGAAGGCAGTGGTGGTGTGGACAGCAAAGGGCCTCTGGCAGAGCTGGAGGATACAGCGGATGTTCACATGCTTGTACACTCTCCTGCACATGTCCGTGTGAGACTTGACCACTACCAGTACTTGGCTCTACTCCGCCTGAAGGAGGTGCTACAGGGTCTTCAGGAGCAGCTTACTAAGGATACAGAGGCCATGACTGGGTCTCCCCTGCAGGACCAGACAGCTTGCATTGGGGTGCTCTTCCCCAGTGCTGAGGTAGCTCTGCTCATGCATCCTGCCCCTGGGGCTGTTGGAGCTGACTCTGCAGGTTCAGATACCACCAGCCTCATAGATTCAGAGCTGTCTCCTTCAGAGGATAGGGAGCTGAAGTCTGATGCCTCCTCAGAGCAGGGCCCAGCCAGCCCTGAGAAGGTTCTCGAGGATAGTGGCCTGGAAAATCTGGTTGCATCCCAGGATAGGCCACTGCCTATCCATAGCAATGGAGAACTGCAGGACTCAGATTCTCTTGCAcagcaggaggcagggaagggccATGAGGCAGTGGATTCCTTACAGGCCAAGACATTAAGCAGAACCCAAGCATCCAGCTCACCAGCTGCACTGAAGCCCCCAGATGGCAGGGATACCACTGTGAATGGACAGGGCAAGCTCATCCCCTTGAACATTGAGGGAGAGTTGTCAAGTGCTATTCACATGACCAAGGATGCCACCAGGGAGGCTCTACATGCCACCATGGACCTCACCAAGGAAGCTGTGTCCCTCACTAAGGATGCCTTCAGTCTGGGCAGAGACAGAATGACCTCCACCATGCACAAGGTGTTGTCCCTGCCTCCAGCCAA ggAGCCCATGGCCAAGATAGATGAAGGGGTGGTAGCCCCAGTGAGTGGAGGTGCTGCCCGACTCCGATTTTTCTCCATGAAGAGGACAGTATCTCAGCAGTCATTTGATGGTGTCTCACTGGACAGCAGTGGCCCTGAAGACCGGATTTCAGTGGACAGTGATGGCAGTGACAGCTTTGTGATGCTCTTGGAGTCTG AGTCTGGTCCAGAATCTCTTCTGCCAGGATCTCTTCCCCATGCCCTGGCCAGTGCTGGTGTTCAGGGGAGCCCTGTTGTGGATAGTTATGGCCAGGGGTCACCAGAGGCCAACAGCTCAGCCTCACCCAGTGGAGAAGACCTCAATCTTCACCCG GTCTCAGTTCTGGTCCTGAAGGTGAATGAGGTGTCTTTTGGGATTGAGGTACGTGGCGAGGACCTGACTGTGGCCCTGCAAGCAGAGGAACTGATGCTCCAGCAGCTGGGCACCATGGGACTCTGGCAGTTTTTGCATGGACAGTGCCCAG GTCCAAATTTTCAGGAATCCTCAACTTTGAAGTCTGAGCACATCAGGCCAGCTGTGGGCCTTCGCTTTGAGGTGGGGCCTGGTGCAGCGGTTCATTCCCCCCTGGCCATACAGAATGGCTTCCTGCATTTCTTGCTTCGTGACTGTGATCTTGAGCTGCTCACCTCGGTGCTCAATGGCCTGGGGCCCTTCTTGGAGGATGAGGAGATCCCAGTGGTAGTTCCCATGCAGATTGAGCTCCTGAACTCCAGGAtcaccctacag GATGATATGCCCCCCATCTATCCGACGTCGCCAGGCCCTATCCCCATCGCTCTGGCCATGGAGCATGTTGTGCTGAAGCGGAGTGATGATGGTGTGTTCCACATAGGTG CTGCTCAGGACAGACCATCAGCTGAAGTACCTAAAAGTGAGAAGAGGCAGCCTCCAAAAGAACAGGTGTTTCTGGCGCCCACAGGGGAGGCTTTCGGACAGCAG GTGAAAGAACTGCCTGCCCTGCAAAAGGAACTGATAGAAACTAAACAAGCATTGGCCGATGCCAcccaagataaagaaaaacttctTCAGGAGATTAGGAAATATAACCCCCTCTTTGAGCTCTGA